One genomic region from Candidatus Nitrospira nitrificans encodes:
- a CDS encoding c-type cytochrome: MRGKRLIVTLCSFIAVALWSTAGWSGPESDPLKPRVPDAERGEARKVKSPITVTPDIIAKGKELYEGKGTCANCHGQGGEGDGAGGMLLTPGPRNLTNCKFHKKRNDGELFWVVKNGSPGTGMPALVKGGVLTEEEAWTIIAYERSFCKDKD, encoded by the coding sequence ATGAGAGGGAAGCGTTTGATCGTGACGTTGTGTAGTTTCATCGCCGTTGCCTTGTGGAGTACGGCAGGTTGGTCTGGCCCCGAGTCCGACCCACTGAAGCCGCGTGTTCCGGACGCTGAACGTGGGGAAGCGCGAAAAGTGAAGAGCCCGATCACCGTAACTCCTGACATCATCGCCAAGGGCAAGGAGCTCTATGAAGGCAAGGGCACCTGCGCAAACTGTCATGGTCAGGGTGGCGAGGGCGATGGCGCGGGTGGAATGCTGCTCACGCCAGGTCCACGAAACCTTACGAATTGCAAGTTCCATAAAAAGCGGAACGACGGGGAACTCTTCTGGGTTGTGAAGAATGGAAGTCCCGGCACCGGTATGCCGGCCCTCGTAAAGGGCGGCGTGCTCACCGAGGAAGAAGCCTGGACGATCATCGCCTACGAACGAAGTTTCTGCAAGGACAAGGACTAG
- a CDS encoding group I truncated hemoglobin, translated as MSLSKKIMSMVVAIAATWTLSSATSFAADASLYERLGGQGAIQAVVTKFIGNVGADKRINGFFATTDLKKLNKLLVEQVCAASGGPCTYSGRDMKTTHKGMKVTTAAFNALVEDLVSALDTFNVPAKEKGELLAVLGPMKSDIVEVP; from the coding sequence ATGTCATTGAGCAAGAAGATTATGAGCATGGTAGTGGCCATAGCAGCCACGTGGACGTTGAGCAGCGCGACGTCCTTTGCCGCGGATGCGTCGCTCTATGAGCGGCTCGGCGGACAGGGCGCTATTCAAGCCGTGGTCACCAAGTTCATCGGCAATGTGGGCGCAGACAAGCGCATCAACGGCTTTTTCGCGACGACCGACCTCAAGAAGCTCAACAAGCTCTTAGTCGAGCAGGTGTGCGCGGCGAGCGGCGGTCCCTGCACCTACTCGGGCCGTGATATGAAGACGACGCATAAGGGCATGAAGGTCACCACCGCTGCCTTCAACGCGCTCGTGGAAGACTTGGTCAGCGCCTTGGATACCTTCAACGTGCCGGCGAAAGAAAAGGGCGAGTTGCTCGCCGTCCTCGGACCGATGAAGAGCGATATTGTCGAAGTTCCATAA